A section of the Rummeliibacillus pycnus genome encodes:
- a CDS encoding GIY-YIG nuclease family protein, which produces MDYKKELKAQYKELPIQSGVFKITNNENGKIYIGSFNNLKRLNGLKFMLKTNTFTNKLLQKEWNQFGADTFSIDTVEMLKKPKEGYFDEKKELEKLEQKWIEQLQPFGNKGYNKVIETH; this is translated from the coding sequence ATGGATTATAAAAAAGAATTAAAAGCACAATATAAAGAGCTCCCTATTCAATCAGGCGTATTTAAAATTACTAATAATGAAAATGGTAAAATCTATATTGGTAGTTTTAATAATTTAAAACGGTTAAACGGCCTAAAATTCATGTTAAAAACGAATACTTTTACAAATAAATTATTACAAAAAGAATGGAATCAATTTGGTGCAGATACTTTCAGCATTGATACGGTTGAAATGTTAAAGAAACCTAAAGAAGGCTACTTTGACGAGAAAAAAGAATTGGAAAAACTTGAGCAAAAGTGGATTGAACAGCTTCAACCATTTGGTAACAAA
- a CDS encoding DUF2087 domain-containing protein: protein MKDTDLFEHASIQELKNGYIEDDYCYTCLLCNEKIEKGIIYPHNDQLFEAKKMMQAHIKEKHESVFNYLIRLNKKMTGLTEHQSNLLHLFYIGKSDSEIQKELEIGSTSTIRQHRFALKEKERQAKTFLALMELLKEKDTETPDFVPIHSTATMIDDRYNITNDEQQELIAKYFPNGTHAKIVRFPKKEKHKIVILREIAQHFSEDKIYTEQELNTVLKTYHEDYVLIRRYLIEYGFMDRKEDGSAYWIKK from the coding sequence ATGAAAGATACAGATCTATTTGAACATGCATCTATTCAAGAATTAAAAAATGGATATATTGAAGATGATTATTGCTATACTTGCTTACTTTGCAACGAAAAAATCGAAAAAGGTATCATCTATCCACATAACGATCAATTATTTGAAGCAAAGAAAATGATGCAAGCACATATCAAAGAAAAACATGAATCCGTATTTAATTATCTAATTCGTTTAAATAAAAAGATGACAGGTTTAACTGAACATCAAAGTAACTTGTTACATCTTTTCTATATTGGTAAATCAGATAGTGAAATTCAAAAGGAACTTGAAATTGGTAGTACCTCTACAATTCGACAACATCGCTTTGCACTGAAAGAAAAAGAACGCCAAGCAAAGACCTTTTTAGCTCTTATGGAATTATTAAAAGAAAAAGATACTGAAACTCCTGATTTTGTGCCTATCCACTCAACCGCAACAATGATTGATGATCGATACAATATTACCAATGATGAACAACAAGAACTTATTGCAAAATATTTTCCAAATGGTACACATGCGAAAATTGTAAGATTTCCAAAAAAGGAAAAACATAAAATTGTGATATTACGTGAAATTGCTCAGCACTTTTCAGAAGACAAAATTTATACAGAACAAGAATTGAACACAGTTTTAAAAACATATCATGAAGACTACGTTCTCATTCGACGCTACTTAATTGAATACGGATTTATGGATCGTAAAGAAGATGGTAGTGCCTATTGGATTAAAAAATGA